The DNA segment TGCTGTGGCTAGAGTTGCTGCCAGTTTTGTTGTTTGAAATTTGTGAGCCAAGGACATTTTGGAGTAAGAGACATTGTCCCAGCACTCTATGCCACAATTGTATGCTTGAGTGAAATGAATGTGTGGATGCTGCAGGTGCGAGGTGCACCTGCCATAGCCATGGTGGCAGCTCTCGGTTTGGCTTCAGAGCTGACACGAGTCAAGCTGCCTGCGAGCCGTCTGGAGCTCGCTGCCTACATACACAGCCGGCTGGAGTACCTCAAAACATCACGCCCTACGGCTGTCAACCTGGCAAATATGGCTGCCCACTTTGGAAAGATGGCCGATACACTCAGCAAGGAAGAAGGGCTGTCTCTGGAAGCCATGCGCAATGCGTAAGCACTTTGGCATATTCCTACACATTAGCAGTGCAGAGTTTGGCACAGTGTAGTTTGACCAGAGAGAAAGAATACTCTGGCACTAAGTTATTTCAGCCATATGCAGGTGCCTTGTTTATAATTAAAAACATACATTGTTATGGCAGCCAAAGTTACAAAGAAAagaagtaggggtgtgcgaatagtgaaatTGCCAGTGGGCAATGACGTCTGGGGGGTGAGCGCAAAACCAGTGCGTGCTTTGTGGACCAAGACTTGGTTTCTTCGCACCTGTCCGTGTCTttctcttgtccgtgttttttgacCTAAAAGCATTTCTAGCTGTTACTGTGCCCTGGTGGCAAAGGGAGCCTGCCACCGGTTCGCCAAGCCAACTTGTGGCACGCTGCCAACCACTCTGCTTCCCCCTTGACGAACCAGGCCACACCACCTGCTACTGCCCTTATTGTGATGCTGTGTTGTAGCTTTTTCACACCCGGCCAGCTTCTCCACACTTGGAAGACCGACATGCCCAGGACGATGATCACATGTCAACTAAGAAAGTTGCTTTGCCATATTGCTGATAGCAGTCTTGAACACCCATGTGCTACCTTTCTCCAAACTTCCAGTTTTTGCTGATGTTGTCCGGGAGTGGTCCTCCAGCCTGCGCTGCGGAACTAACAGCAGCAACTTCTGGGGGGTACATTTCCAACTGTTGAGATGCTGAAGAGTCTCCCCAACCGCCGTGACAATACAATATGATGAATCCTTATGCCGATGATGTTGTTTTGCCGACCTTAGCGTTTCTGTTGGTGGACGTCATGTGACAGCCTTTGTGGGCACTATCACGGACTTCTTGATTCAACGTCAGGAGCTCACTGACTGCCTGAGAATAGTGAAAAAACAATGTGGACAGGATCACACTAAGGATTGCTTCACACGATAAAGGTTGCCGGCAGGCAGCTAACGACACCAAGGGTAAATGTACCACCAGCTTCCAGATCGGTGATTTCACCTTCATCGTAAAAATGGATTTTTCGCGGGATTATGCCGGCGGTTacaaatattgttacggggagatttacagaaaagggggtttattcacactatgtacaagaagactaaatgttggggaacaacaacaaagatggcgaaccacagttcatcttcctcgtctcttcggctctatgcttcagcatcttctttgtctgccggacaactggctcataacactaccctccggcggcgaaagcaccgactcggtgcaggtgaacgaaggatacatgaaaaaaaaaaaaacaaaaaaaaactagcacacaaAGTATTAAGGggtccggggcacgatagggcttgagacggacaacgtgtacaatgtccttgcggagaggagcagaggatgacgaaggcagcaatggagcgatttcataagtgacatcagtcacttggcggcacacgcgatatggacggtgtactggaagagcagtttttcggataagccaacgcgtcgtgctggggaccacaggagaacgagcgatccagggacaaagtgggtggtcctgtggtggctgttgtagcgagactgctggaggagttgggactcagaaaatcgagtgcgagcaacttgacgtgcaggtcggcacgtgcaatggtctcttgagcatattcagtgggagggcacccagaagaaggcaccagggtgtccataggcaatgtgggttgcgaccgtataagaggaagaacgcgaaaagccagcggtctcatgcctggaagtgttgtacgcgaattcacaaacggtagtgcaacgtcccagtcgtggtggtctgCAGACAcacatggccaacatgtcagtaagggtgcggttcaggcgttctgtcaagccattcgtctgtggatggtaggctgtagtcagtttatgttgcgtcgcgcaggatcttagaatgtcatcgatcaccctggacaggaactgtctcccacggtcagtaagcagttgccgaggagctccgtgctggagtatgacgttaggcagcaagaagtctgcaacgtcggtggcacagctagtgggaagtgccgcgtaatggcaaaccgcgtcgcataatctgtggcaacggcgatccacttgttcccagaggtggataggggaaacggaccaagtaaaaTCGAGACCGAcggtgaaaaggctcgtaaggaatgtccagaggctgaagatgtcctgtaggcggcagagtcaacttttttcggcgctgacaaaggtcgcatgagccacgtaacggcgcactgagcgggacatcccaggccaatagaaacggcggcgcgcgcggtcgtatgtgcgtgacatgccaagatgtcccgccgttggtgcgtcgtggagctgctccaggacagtggaacggaggtgagccgggatggACTAcaacaacaggtcaggaccgtcagggagtaaactgcgacgatataacgtgtcgttttggagtacaaagaggcggagggaaggatcaggagcgtgggagtgcaatttgtcgatgatcttgcgtagaatcgtcaaggcgttgttcggcagcaatgttgaagagttgagagatggaaagaacacacgggctggagtcgctcagggcagcgtctggtggatctactgggtatctggagaggcagtcggcatcctggtgcaggcggccagacttgtaaacgacggtatacgagtattcttgaagtcgcagtgcccatcgaccaaggtgaccagtgggatctttgagagaggacagccagcatagagcatggtgtcagtaataacggtgaagggtggcccgtagaggtaagggcgaaacttggcgatggcccaaactagagcgagacactctcgctctgtgatagaatagtttgctcagccgaggaaagaaggcgactggcataagcaataacgcagtcctgaccatgctgacgttgggctagaactgcgccgattccatggccactggcgtcggtacggacttctgtgggcgcagattcgtcgaagtgagccaacactggtggtgatgtcagtattcctatcagctgtgagaaggcggacgcttgtgcaggacccaagaaaaggtcgcgtctttcttaagcaggcaggtgaggggccgtgctagtgctgcaaaatctttcacaaaccgccgaaaataaacacggacgtcctgagtagagaggtgtcggaaagttggcaacggcgctaactttggcaggtCAGGCCgatacctgtagcatcgacaagatggccaagtactgtgatctcgcggcgaccgaagcggcatttggcagagttaagttgaaggcctgcattgcgaaggatgcgcagaatagccgagtctacttagatgactggagaacgtaggcgagaaaataacgacgtcatcgagatagcacaggcagtagaccacttgaaaccacgaagaagggaggTCCATCATtcttcgaatgttgcgggggcattgcacaagccaaatggcataactttgaactggtagagcccatcgggtgttataaaggcggtcttccctgtctttttcgtcaacggcgatttgccaatagccggaccgaaggttatagaagaaaagtactgtgcgccatgcaaagagtcgagggGCGTCAAtcgcggcagagggtacacgtcctttttagtaatcttgtttaggtggcgatagtcgacgcagaaccgccaggtgttgcTTTTTTCCTGAccagcaccacaggggacgcccaaggactcgtagatggttcgatgatgtctttgtaagcattttctcgacttcggatgaattacgcgccgttcagtcgcagacactctgtaaggacgtCTATGGATGGACTGGCGTTgcggtgtcaatgcgatgagtcacaacttttgtctggttgaggggcgaagcaaaatcgaaaagtcgctgtaagcggctagcaaacgacgaaggtcgtcagactgagcagcgAAAGGTCggggcgatcatggcgtcaaaatgtgcatcaatgaagtactagtgtcaggcttccagaagacaggggcgcatccatagtaagggccacagggtGTGTGGTCTAaaggtgctatatgtcccagcgtgataccttcgggaagaaaATGTGGAGTtccgtccaaagttcagaatagggaaTGCCCGGTTTGCGACAACACGGCACAACAGAGGAGGGACGGGGCtacctgccttgttaaaagagcgtctagggatTAGggagatgacgtagtcgccgtcacaaatggcggaatcagaggtcagtgtgacatacgtcgcggcggctggtcgaaggcgaacaaactcggcgacacataaacacggctgtgactcggtggggagatcgggtacaaaaggaagttccaactggagaaggccagaagagcagtcgatgagggcagaatggtactcaggaagtcgtggccgaggatgacttcatgtggacactgctgcagaacggcgaatagtactgaggtctggtgactggcgaagctcacacgcgcagtgcacatcccaacgacgcaagatgtgccgccgtcggctacacgaacgacaggcgacgccgcgggcgtcagaaccttgcggagacgacgagaaaggcgagcgctcataaccgataattgcgcccccgtgtctatgagcgccgaaacaggcacgccgtccacttctatgtccaaaaggttttgtcgggtggtcagggtcaacagaggatttccgggtcggttggtcaatgcagcatcacctccgggagctgcaccggtcagttttccgaagagggacggcgtgcctgttcggcgctcatagacacgggggcgcaattatcggttatgagcgctcgcctttctcgtcgtctccgcaaggttccaGGCTGTTAAGTTACATTCTTCGCAAACTCAGATGTGGGCACCAGCCATGAGGGGTAGTGCAAGTGTTCATGCGTAGCCAATGATGTGACAATGCTGTCGCAATGCAACAGGCCATAGCACGACGAAAGAATGCCGCACAGATTAGCATGCTATGGCTCACACAGGGCTCGCAAGGGGCCTTCTGGCAATAACACGTGGGCTTGAAGTTTGGAGATTGTTTTCTATAACATTTGTACATAGTACTGATCAGTCCGCATAAGCACAAGTGCTTTTGTGCTGCAGATTTTGTGCTCCTCAACAGCCTTGCCAACGAAGACCACCACATTACTAAGGCACCTATAAATGTACACTGCAAATGACATAGCACAAGTAAAAGGCTGTTTTTTTTGTGCAACCTGATGAGATGACGGTTCTGGCCACGGCACCTTTGTCTGTCAATGCTAGCTCCAGCCTGTTGCCCTCGAAAGCGATAAGACAGTTCCAGGACTGTTTTAGTTGATGTTAAGTGTCAAGGCAAACACCTTTAACCAAGCACCAAATATCACAAAAGAGACCGGAAGACCCAGTCAGACAAAACACTATCACATGGCTCCAAAGGAATGCAAAGAAATACAAGAGCATGTAAACGAAATGCTTGAGTATCACATGATACAGCCTCGAAGAGGCTTGGGCATACCCTGTGGTCTTAGTTAAGAAAAAGGTAGCAGGTTGCCCTTCTGCTATGACTACCGCAAGTTAAAACTAGTAACAAAAAATTTTCACCCTGTTaccacgcatagacgattcatAATAGATGCACTGAGCCATGCACATTATTTTTCATCAATGTACGTATGAAGCGGATATTGGCAGATAGAAGACAATAAAAGGAATCGTGAAAAAATTGTCTTCCTGGTGCCCGATGGTCTTTATGAACTATAAGGTCATTTCAGATAGTGAAAATTGTCCAAGGCGCTGTGAGCACTTACGAAAGCAGTGTACAATTAAGTTGCACATGCAGCCATAGCTGTCTAAGTGGCTTACATCTCACTATTAGATGTGTGTTATCTTGGATGAGTTGTGCACACTGACATGCTTAAGTTGTGAATCAGGACGATGATCACTTTGGAAATGTGGCAAACGCTGTGTGTGTGGTGCATCCGAGGGCACTACcggcatattaaaaaaaaaaaaaagttaaagtagTCAGTGCCTGGCATTAAAGACTATCCTCCTCTAGCTATGATTCTCTTGATCAGTCCTGTACAACAAGCACAACATGTTGACATCATAACAATATGTTGTACTTGTTTATTTCGTTAGGCAATTCTTTATTGATTCTCCAGAGAAGACAAAAGCTTTTTTCACTGTGATTGTGCAGCATCTGCGCTGAGGCAGAAGGCATGCTGGCTACAGATGTGGCTGCAAATCGGGCCATTGGCCGACATGGGGCCGAACATATGGTGGCAAACTGCCAAGTACCAAATGTTAGCAAGCTTGGTGTCCTCACTCACTGCAACACGGGCAGTCTGGCCACAGCAGGCTACGGAACTGCACTTGGTAAGACGTGTTTGTCTTTGCAAGGGGGGGCACACGTTACAATTTTTGCCGCTTTCTTGCTTAAAAGAGCAATTCAGGCAGTTTTTTCAGCTGTACAAATAAAAACGAAACTTGCATCATATATTTGTAGGGAGCACATGTGCTAACATGTGGCAACCATGCCACATGTAGCACAGACAAATCGGTTTAGTCGGCTATCTTCACTCGGTGCAGCATGGCGGAAAGGTGGCTGACACGTGCAGTGTCTTGCTTTAATATCTGGAACACATCTATAGTCAAACACGTGTCTTCATTTTTGTGGATGAACAAAATTATGCGACCATCAAAATGTGTAGTCCATCTTCACTCCCTCCAGTGCAAGGACGAGGACCTGTTGGCAGGGACCAGATGCAGTGCAGTTGGTGTGGTTCATCTTTGGAGAACTCTTAGTGTACTTGCATGCGATATAATATCCCTTCCGCAAAAATAACTGACCCGCCCCAACCCCCTTATTCCGGCTTCATTTTTGGATTCACTGCTGCATGACTGCATtagaaaaaaaacacaacataaaGCACTCTGCCAAGTAGCATGCTATTGCAGTTAAAAATATGGCCGAGGGTCATTGAGAAGGTATGCCGTCATTGTAACTGTGCGCCTGTTGCTTTTTCAAGCTCTTCTGTCTTCCTGCTGGTTAGCAGCTTCGTGTACTTTTATTTTTGTCTGCATTATTGTGTGTCTTCACAGAGTTCTGGCAACCATGTGATTTCACGTATACCAAAACACTTTGCACAGGTGTTGTGCGGCAGCTGTACGAGAGTGGTCAGTTGGAACGTGCATACTGCACAGAGACACGCCCGTACAACCAGGGCTCCCGCCTGACGGCCTTTGAGCTGCTGCACGACCACATTCCAGCCACACTCATCTGTGACAGCATGGCTGCTGCCCTGATGGCCACAGGAAGGGTCAATGCGGTCGTGGTTGGTGCGGACCGGGTCACCGCCAATGGCGACACAGCCAACAGATCGGTATGGCTAAGCATATCCAGATCATATTACTCTGCTATATTTCCGTTTATAAATTTACTTCAACGATAATCGCCTGTTTACAAATTCCCAATTCGGTTTTAGACAAGGCTTATCTACAGAATCTGCGCTacttaaacaaaaataaaaaatttgcAAAACATTGAAAATAAATTTTTAACACTGGGCATTTTTGTTGATTTCAGCAGAGCATTTGACTGTATTAATCATGACATTCTTTAGATAAACTTCATGCATACGGTGTAAGAGGCAATCCACTTGAGCTGATGAGGTCATACCTTGAAAAACGGCAGCAATCTGTATGTGTTGATCGTTGTAGCTCCagttttgaatatatatatatatataagatgcgGAGTACCGCAGGGCAGCATCTTAGGtctgttttttttaatgtgcatatTAACGATCTTGCCCATATCTCTAAGAAAGCTAAATTTATAATATATGTTGACGACACTAGTTTATTTTTATCTCGAAACTCATTGAATGAACTCCTGCTTGAAGCGAACATCATATTAGAAAGCCTCTATAACTGGTCACATGCAAACAGCTTAAGGAATAATTGTAATAAAACAAAGGTGGTTATTTTTCGTTCGATAAATCGGAATATTACGATATCAATCCCACTGTTTATTGGAGACTACGCCATCGAAATCATAACTAAATATAAATCTCTTGGCATAATATTGATGAACATCTTAAATGGGCTGATCACTTTTGTTATCTTTCTTTAAATTTCTCAAAATCTGTATTAGCTCTTTCACGAGGTCGTGACTTGTTTCCTGTGAAAGTCAAAAAATGAATATGTCATTCATTATTTCATTCTCAATAAGCTACTGTCATCTTGTGTGGGGAACTCCTGTTATAGGCAAAgtttggctgcagtatgtataaataaaaatgCGGTTCGCGTGCATCTAAATTAATTGCTACTTCTGCAAAAAAAACTATCTGCATAGTTTCTGGCTCAGATTGCGTAGCTCATACCAGACCATTGTTTATTAAACACAAAATATCTCCCATCCATCATCTGGTGACGTTTACCATACTTCGCGGTATGAGTAACTTGAGCTTACCTCGGGCTAAGTTCATAATCCAACTCTCATTGGCTATGACAAATACATCTGCACCAGATGCAAAGAGAAATGGCATCTACCCCGACTTTGCACAATGCATGGCTCCCAAATGTTGCATGAACACCCTTAATCAAACAACTGGTACACAGAAAATGTGAACCTAAACAAAAAAGTAATTGTTCAGCACTTTTTTGAGCATGTGATGGGCTCAAAACTAAGAATTTAgggtagtcttttttttttttttttgcagcggtATAAAAGGAAAAAAGTAATGCCATGTATTTTGTTTGAACTTCATTTACTATATCGTAGTGTTAAATTGCAATTATGTTTTAAACCTTCTGTTTCTTCTATACCGTCGTTATTGCTTCTCAGTGCATTGTATATTTCAattttgcttttgttttatttttagcTTAATTCTGCACTGATGTTCGGTTCCTTGATTCATGATGTACGTGAAATTGTATTTTCTCCCCTCACTACTGCCATGTTGTAAATGGGCCCCGGACGCCGTAAGACTTGaaggcagctttttgtcccgggccttTTTCTCTTGAAGAAATAAATGAATCTTGAATAGTCACACTTATTTGCCGATGTAATGAGGAGGTAACCTCCACTTTTCTGGGAATTTGTCCATTCTGAAAAATTCagggaaaaaaaaactgaatttcaccCTTGCCATTTTGAATCAGCACAATTTGTACCTACAGTCGTTGTGGAAATGCTAGTGGCATGCCAGAAGCAAGCCAAGTTTTCAACTGAACCTACGCAACCTGCAAATAACAGTATTCTTTACTGGTTTTGTGGGAGCTTGGCCGGTTGAAATATAACGAGACACATGATTCAGTTAAATCTGATAGTGCATTACAGCTTGCTGGTAGTAGTAGTTGAAAATTATGGGCTGGCGAAGTAACTTGGCAAGCTTAAAACCATCATTTCGTTCCTTGTGTCTGAACCTCCCACGTCATAGACTGCCAAGGAATGTTTATAAATGCAGTCGGGCAAAACCTGGGATAAGTATGGAATTTGAAAGTGCCAATGTAAGGGACACCTGGTAATTGTTCCTGCAAGAGCATTTGTAGAAATGCGCTCACACAATAATTGCAGGGCCTTGTGGGTTTAACACAACATTGCAGTTCTTCGAGACATATTAAAGATGGGTTCTCTCTTTGACTTCTTTAAATTTTGGTGTTCCTTGGTCATTACTGGCCTTTGCACTACAAAACCCTATACATAATCATCACCTCTTAAAGTTTGGTTGATATATATAGTCCAACCTTGATTTAACGAACTTTATATACCAAAattctcgatataatgaagtctAACTTTATATATAACTTTGTTTCCATAGACCATCAGGTATTTAGAACCTCAGtataatgaagtgtgtttatacgCAATTTCAATATAATAAAATTTCACTGCTGCGACGAAGGAATACTGAGACAATGAATGGGAACTTCCGTGGACGCAGATTGTCAAATGGTTATATTACAAGCAGCTGCTTTCAAATGCACCTCTGAAATTGTGCGCCCTGCAACTAAGAGCGACCGCTGAAGCAGAGTGGCGTCATGTCTGGTATAAAGTCTAAGTGCGATAAGATCTTATTGCACCCCGCGCACTGTATGCTTTGAATTtcagtgaaagcgtgtgagggtgagctgagaaggacACTGCATTGACAAGCACCGTCTTGCCACACTAGCACGGAGAAAGGGTGGAGGTGAGCGAGCTCGCAGCAATGCGATCAAGCTCATGCGAGGGGGGGAATGGGAGGTGGGTTGGCTCGGCGTCTTTTTTTCTACTGcagctgcgcatggctgtcagcACTGCTGAGCGCATACACGGCTAGCGcactgttttagaggtaatctgtcGCGTGTGCAAAGAGGGGGCATGTAGAGAGGGCGTGGTCTTTCCGCCTGTTTAGTGCTGGAGGTTGCATAATCTGAACGATCGGAGAGGCGAAGTGATAGgtagacgaagcattcgctcctcTCTGCCTACgcatgatagcgtcgtcccatTGCAAGTGACACTACCAGCTGCGGAGGCAGAGTGGACGCGAAAGCATGTCTGGCTTAGCTTCGTactgccgatgtgaagatatcgttgaCATGGCATGAAATCGTATCTTTTGTTGCCGACTTTCAAATTCAACGAAATGAATtattttctcattcaaatttgcttttttcaGTTGTCCAACAATGCGGATAATTTTGCATCCTCTCCTGTGTAAGCAAAATCTATCGGCAGCAGTACTTAAttacagggtgcgtacaggtccttgaaatccttgaaaagccttgaaattgaaaagtgcgttttcaaggcccttgaaagtcctggaatttttttccttccttgaaaatccttgaatttcgtgagcaatgcactctgatatcgacattgcgacctcctttctgtggtagatttGCGTCGATCTAACTCTctatttcagaaacaatacgccggcgcgagggcacatggttccgttttgcagaactgtgCAGAAAAAATAAAAGACTTCACCGTGTCAAACCGTGAACgagcgagagacccgtgccgcgcttcggtgctggcttggatggcagtgggcctcttcgattatctgtccctgacagtcccggagtACCCGAGGCACTGCTTttagccaatgagcgttgcgtgtgcagcttctcggacagtccgggactgtcagagacagataatcgaagaggcccactgtttgcactgctttcctcaccctatcatTCGTTTAACTCCTCGCCCGTCgttctgccttgtcccactttcactcttgcccgcgaggtgaagctagtgaagctaaagacagctttagtggagcaactttaccactgatgctcagtgcctttgggtggcagtttgttatattatttatgataatataagtgtaATAACATTACCATATTTTTTGGTCTGTAAGTCGCActtttgtataagacgcacccccctcaaatgGCAGTTTTTTCCGGagaaaaaaaagatgtatatATAAGGTGAATAAGATGCGCCTGGTCTttcggtaagcgattaaaaaaacgttacagtgatgtttcactccgtgaacgcaggtcacgtgcaagcgtatgggtgccatatatttccactccaggcgtatttctgccgtcgtggttgtcgcgatgttccgtataaagtccaagggcgataacatcgtccccacgcgccgcatgctgtatgtgcgagtgaaagcatgcgatggtgagccgaatcgcgcacaagggaggaaagcgggaaggctgcccagaaaaggggggggggtctGCCTGTACCCTCGTAGCAACTGCTCAGTTTGTGCAGCGGCCCACGcggtatcttgacagcgatctgcagacacgacgacttcggggtcgatcgactcgcggtcgacctaccgcttgcgttgctgctccatccttatcacacggtgctcgggaacttgatcacgagaacccggcacctcaatagcgtgcacagaacccgtagcaattaagtcaaccggcgcgcttcgcgtggccataacatagGATTCGATTTTGACAGCAGttttccctgaaaaaaaaaaaaaaaaaaacgtttacagGTCGCGCCGTTCTGAGACGCACTgacaaaaattcagaaaaaaaaacgtgtcttatacaccggaaaatacggtatgctgaatgttttgaatatgttTGATGAATCAaaccagctaatactgcagaagcctgagcagctgttgtgagtgttcgttgccgtaacttttaatattgcggagttgagaaatgatcaag comes from the Dermacentor silvarum isolate Dsil-2018 chromosome 9, BIME_Dsil_1.4, whole genome shotgun sequence genome and includes:
- the LOC119464998 gene encoding methylthioribose-1-phosphate isomerase, with translation MLALLGSHPSMKDDDSQKGRAFNDELFSSQQRGAARVQGLVRGAPAIAMVAALGLASELTRVKLPASRLELAAYIHSRLEYLKTSRPTAVNLANMAAHFGKMADTLSKEEGLSLEAMRNAICAEAEGMLATDVAANRAIGRHGAEHMVANCQVPNVSKLGVLTHCNTGSLATAGYGTALGVVRQLYESGQLERAYCTETRPYNQGSRLTAFELLHDHIPATLICDSMAAALMATGRVNAVVVGADRVTANGDTANRSSCSLSGTYQLAICAKHHGVPFYVASPTTTVDSSRATGREIPIEERPAQEMTSIQGIQLAPAGIECWNPAFDVTPAELITGGIITEKGVFPASRVLDSLGA